The following proteins come from a genomic window of Actinomarinicola tropica:
- a CDS encoding FAD-dependent oxidoreductase — protein sequence MPERLVVIGGDAAGMSAASQARRRRDELEIVVLEKGNWTSYSACGIPYHVSGAVPSLDDLVARSPQEFRDRFRIDVRMRHEALAVDLDRRTVEVRDHEHRRSLRIGFDQLVIGTGARPLRPPLPGIDGANVFGVQTLDDAARLLEHARESRCRDVVVVGGGYIGLEMAEAFLAWGAKVTVVDSSDQVMRTLDPDVAARVADAARRRGVVLRLGEQVTGFSEDAVETSGGSIPADLVVLGMGVTPNSELASAAGVETGARGAIRVDRRQRTSADGVWAAGDCAESFHRVSQRWMHVALGTVANKQGRVAGVNLGGGYATFPGVVGTAITRICELEIARTGLTTFEASAAGFDAVAVTIETTVKAGYFPGTRPMQVKMLAERGSGRVLGAQITGGEGAAKRIDTVATALTAEMTVTDLIDLDLAYAPPFSNVWDPVAVAAREASRALDAERDPTVPEPPGRRPSSPVRD from the coding sequence TGGACGAGCTACTCGGCGTGCGGCATCCCGTACCACGTGTCCGGCGCCGTGCCCTCGCTCGACGACCTGGTGGCCCGGTCACCCCAGGAGTTCCGCGACCGCTTCCGCATCGACGTGCGGATGCGGCACGAGGCGCTCGCCGTCGACCTCGACCGGCGCACGGTCGAGGTGCGCGACCACGAGCACCGCCGGAGCCTCCGCATCGGGTTCGACCAGCTCGTGATCGGCACCGGGGCGCGTCCGCTCCGTCCGCCGCTGCCCGGCATCGACGGCGCCAACGTGTTCGGCGTCCAGACCCTCGACGACGCGGCCCGCCTGCTCGAGCACGCTCGGGAGAGCCGCTGCCGCGACGTGGTCGTGGTCGGCGGCGGCTACATCGGTCTCGAGATGGCCGAGGCGTTCCTCGCCTGGGGCGCGAAGGTGACCGTGGTCGACTCGTCGGACCAGGTCATGCGCACCCTCGACCCCGACGTGGCGGCCAGGGTGGCGGACGCGGCGCGGCGCCGTGGCGTCGTCCTGCGGTTGGGCGAGCAGGTCACCGGCTTCTCCGAGGACGCCGTCGAGACGTCGGGCGGCTCGATCCCCGCCGACCTCGTCGTCCTCGGGATGGGGGTCACGCCGAACTCCGAGCTGGCCAGCGCCGCCGGCGTCGAGACCGGGGCGCGTGGGGCGATCCGCGTCGATCGGCGACAGCGGACGTCGGCCGACGGCGTGTGGGCGGCCGGGGACTGCGCCGAGTCGTTCCACCGCGTCTCCCAGCGGTGGATGCACGTCGCGCTCGGCACCGTCGCCAACAAGCAGGGCCGGGTGGCGGGTGTGAACCTCGGCGGGGGCTACGCCACGTTCCCCGGCGTCGTCGGCACCGCCATCACCCGCATCTGCGAGCTCGAGATCGCGCGCACGGGGCTCACCACGTTCGAGGCCTCGGCGGCGGGCTTCGACGCCGTCGCGGTGACGATCGAGACCACGGTGAAGGCGGGCTACTTCCCCGGCACGCGCCCCATGCAGGTGAAGATGCTCGCCGAGCGGGGGTCGGGGCGGGTGCTCGGGGCGCAGATCACCGGCGGCGAAGGGGCAGCCAAGCGGATCGACACGGTGGCCACCGCGCTCACCGCGGAGATGACCGTGACCGACCTCATCGACCTCGACCTCGCGTACGCCCCCCCGTTCTCCAACGTCTGGGACCCGGTCGCCGTGGCGGCGAGGGAGGCGAGCCGCGCGCTCGACGCCGAGCGCGACCCCACGGTTCCCGAGCCGCCCGGTCGACGCCCCAGCTCGCCGGTGCGGGACTGA